In Gossypium arboreum isolate Shixiya-1 chromosome 5, ASM2569848v2, whole genome shotgun sequence, a single genomic region encodes these proteins:
- the LOC108489388 gene encoding protein ELF4-LIKE 1, with the protein MVEAAMADTCGNKNKRFNIGAGKANGAGAGDGDDTEDEECDVEVWDTLRYSFKKAQAVLDQNRELIKKVNENHQSKIPDNLVKNVGLIREINGNISKVVEIYSGLSVNFSDTVRQRKKIGNRKVENRRS; encoded by the coding sequence ATGGTGGAGGCTGCTATGGCCGACACCTGCGGGAACAAAAACAAGCGTTTCAATATCGGAGCGGGGAAGGCGAATGGAGCTGGAGCCGGAGATGGAGACGACACGGAAGACGAGGAGTGTGACGTGGAGGTCTGGGATACGCTACGCTATAGCTTTAAGAAGGCGCAGGCCGTATTGGATCAGAACCGGGAACTCATCAAGAAAGTGAACGAGAATCACCAGTCAAAGATTCCTGATAATCTTGTTAAGAACGTCGGGTTGATACGGGAGATCAACGGAAATATCTCAAAGGTCGTTGAGATTTACTCCGGTTTATCGGTCAATTTCTCGGACACGGTTCGTCAGCGCAAAAAGATAGGGAACAGGAAGGTGGAAAACAGGCGCTCTTGA
- the LOC108488920 gene encoding inositol 3-kinase, translating to MAVGVGGEILPETLEKMVDNCGAISVDIQALIRVFDTNDRVKLVGLIKESGFYHWLPCVKFLKVSSEEALFMDMEKVRQWCGNAWERWMRNLQERGKIKIEPFGANQMDPTGGGDSFLGGFVGALVHGLGVHDAAFVGNFFGSLSVAQIGLPKFDLRLLQD from the exons ATGGCGGTCGGGGTTGGCGGGGAGATATTACCAGAAACGCTAGAAAAAATGGTTGACAACTGCGGTGCCATTTCCGTAGATATCCAAGCTTTAATCCGTGTTTTTGACACAAACGATAGGGTAAAACTTGTGGGGTTAATAAAAGAGAGCGGCTTTTACCATTGGTTACCGTGTGTAAAGTTTCTAAAGGTATCTTCGGAAGAGGCACTATTTATGGATATGGAAAAAGTGAGGCAATGGTGTGGTAACGCATGGGAAAGATGGATGCGGAATTTACAGGAAAGAGGGAAAATAAAAATCGAGCCATTTGGGGCTAACCAGATGGATCCAACGGGTGGCGGAGATAGCTTCTTAGGTGGGTTTGTAGGCGCATTGGTTCATGGGTTGGGTGTTCATGATGCTGCTTTCGTAGGCAATTTTTTTGGTTCCCTTTCCGTTGCTCAGATTGGTCTGCCTAAGTTCGATTTGAGATTGTTACAG GATTGA
- the LOC108487417 gene encoding vacuolar cation/proton exchanger 3-like, whose translation MEPAGEFYRMENGGDQSKKAAMGKESWNNGIRTAQNMSNSLLRKKSDPLLVSKLRFQMLRQFLANLQEVILGTKLAVLFPAIPLAIAADFYNFGRHWIFALSLLGLTPLAERVSFLTEQIAYYTGPTVGGLLNATCGNATELIIALFALYRSKIHVLKYSLLGSILSNLLLVLGSSLLCGGLANLKKEQRYDRKQADVNSSLLLLGLLCHMLPLMSRYAAAPGVLIADSTLQLSRASSILMLVAYIGYIIFQLKTHRQIFDSRQEDEEEEEEEEKAVIGFWSAFSWLVGMTLIIALLSEYVVGTIEAASESWGISVTFISIILIPIVGNAAEHAGAIIFAYKNKLDISLGVALGSATQISMFAVPLCVVVGWIMRVRMDLDFSLLETASLALTILVVAFTLQDGTSHYMKGIVLCLCYTAIAACFFVHKIPAPLDQTNVKLGLKPSTGISA comes from the exons ATGGAACCGGCAGGGGAGTTCTATCGTATGGAGAATGGAGGAGATCAGTCTAAGAAGGCTGCGATGGGTAAAGAATCATGGAACAATGGGATTCGGACAGCTCAAAACATGTCGAATTCACTTTTGCGTAAGAAATCCGACCCCTTGCTGGTTTCCAAGCTTCGGTTTCAGATGCTTCGACAGTTCTTAGCAAATTTGCAGGAGGTCATTCTTGGTACGAAGCTTGCTGTTCTCTTCCCCGCCATCCCTTTGGCCATTGCTGCTGATTTCTACAACTTTGGGAGA CATTGGATATTTGCTTTGAGTTTGCTTGGACTTACGCCGCTTGCCGAGCGAGTCAGCTTCCTCACTGA ACAAATTGCATACTACACCGGTCCAACAg TTGGAGGATTATTGAATGCAACATGTGGAAATGCAACAGAGCTGATAATAGCTTTATTTGCTCTCTACCGAAGCAAAATACATGTTCTCAAGTACTCTCTTCTGGGTTCCATTCTCTCCAATCTCCTCCTTGTTCTTGGCTCCTCTCTCCTTTGTGGAGGCCTAGCCAACCTCAAAAAGGAACAACGATATGACAGG AAGCAAGCAGATGTGAACTCTTCGCTGCTGTTGCTGGGATTGCTTTGCCACATGTTGCCATTGATGTCTCGATACGCGGCAGCGCCAGGGGTTTTGATTGCTGACTCTACACTTCAGCTGTCAAGAGCAAGTAGCATTCTTATGCTTGTGGCTTATATCGGATATATCATCTTCCAGCTTAAAACTCATAGGCAGATTTTCGACTCTCGTCAG GAagacgaagaagaagaagaggaggaagaaaaggcaGTGATAGGATTTTGGAGTGCATTTAGCTGGTTGGTTGGTATGACTCTCATCATAGCTTTGTTATCCGAGTATGTGGTGGGCACAATTGAG GCTGCATCAGAATCTTGGGGCATTTCTGTTACCTTTATCAGCATCATTTTGATACCTATTGTGGGGAATGCTGCCGAACATGCTGGAGCCATCATCTTTGCTTATAAGAATAAGTTG GATATATCTCTGGGTGTTGCTTTGGGTTCTGCAACTCAAATATCTATGTTTGCT GTTCCCTTATGTGTTGTGGTTGGCTGGATAATGAGAGTCCGAATGGACCTTGATTTCAGTCTTCTTGAAACTGCTTCTCTTGCCTTAACAATCCTTGTTGTAGCCTTCACTTTGCAG GATGGAACTTCACACTACATGAAAGGAATAGTTCTTTGCCTCTGTTACACTGCCATTGCCGCATGCTTTTTTGTTCATAAAATTCCAGCCCCTTTGG ATCAAACTAATGTAAAGCTCGGACTCAAACCATCAACTGGTATCTCAGCCTAG
- the LOC108487108 gene encoding E3 ubiquitin-protein ligase AIRP2 isoform X1, whose translation MGKLSFKDSLKALEADIQHANTLALDYPREKDGARLQMRLSYSPAAQFFLFLVQWTDCQLAGALGLLRILIYMTYADGKTTMSVYERKASIREFYAVIFPSLLQLQKGITSLEDRKQKEVCTMRYRKKDESERGKLSEIDLEREEECGICLEMSSMVVLPNCSHSLCLKCYRDWHGRSQSCPFCRDSLKRVNSCDLWIYTEKSEIVDLSLILRENSNRLFMYIDKLPLIVPDPVFVPYDVHVR comes from the exons ATGGGAAAGTTATCTTTTAAGGATTCACTAAAAGCGCTCGAAGCTGATATTCAGCACGCCAATACTCT GGCTTTAGATTATCCGAGGGAGAAAGATGGAGCACGACTTCAAATGAGACTGTCTTACAGCCCTGCGGCTCAGTTTTTCCTTTTCCTTGTTCAGTGGACCGACTGCCAACTAGCTGGTGCCCTTGGTTTACTCCGGATACTTATTTATATG ACCTATGCGGATGGCAAGACCACCATGTCTGTGTATGAGAGGAAAGCCAGCATTAGAGAATTTTATG CGGTAATATTCCCGTCTTTATTGCAACTTCAAAAAGGCATTACCAGTTTGGAAGATAGGAAACAGAAAGAAGTGTGTACCATGAGGTACCGTAAGAAGGATGAATCCGAGAGGGGGAAACTCTCTGAAATTGACTTAGAAAGGGAAGAAGAGTGTGGGATTTGCTTGGAGATGAGCAGCATGGTTGTTTTGCCTAACTGTAGCCACTCTCTGTGTTTGAAGTGTTATCGGGATTG GCACGGCCGGTCTCAGTCATGTCCCTTCTGTCGGGACAGTCTCAAAAGGGTCAACTCATGTGACCTTTGGATTTACACCGAGAAGAGCGAGATCGTTGATTTATCACTGATATTGAGAGAGAATTCTAATAGGCTCTTCATGTACATTGATAAATTGCCACTTATTGTCCCAGACCCTGTATTTGTTCCTTATGATGTTCATGTTAGGTGA
- the LOC108487108 gene encoding E3 ubiquitin-protein ligase AIRP2 isoform X2 codes for MRLSYSPAAQFFLFLVQWTDCQLAGALGLLRILIYMTYADGKTTMSVYERKASIREFYAVIFPSLLQLQKGITSLEDRKQKEVCTMRYRKKDESERGKLSEIDLEREEECGICLEMSSMVVLPNCSHSLCLKCYRDWHGRSQSCPFCRDSLKRVNSCDLWIYTEKSEIVDLSLILRENSNRLFMYIDKLPLIVPDPVFVPYDVHVR; via the exons ATGAGACTGTCTTACAGCCCTGCGGCTCAGTTTTTCCTTTTCCTTGTTCAGTGGACCGACTGCCAACTAGCTGGTGCCCTTGGTTTACTCCGGATACTTATTTATATG ACCTATGCGGATGGCAAGACCACCATGTCTGTGTATGAGAGGAAAGCCAGCATTAGAGAATTTTATG CGGTAATATTCCCGTCTTTATTGCAACTTCAAAAAGGCATTACCAGTTTGGAAGATAGGAAACAGAAAGAAGTGTGTACCATGAGGTACCGTAAGAAGGATGAATCCGAGAGGGGGAAACTCTCTGAAATTGACTTAGAAAGGGAAGAAGAGTGTGGGATTTGCTTGGAGATGAGCAGCATGGTTGTTTTGCCTAACTGTAGCCACTCTCTGTGTTTGAAGTGTTATCGGGATTG GCACGGCCGGTCTCAGTCATGTCCCTTCTGTCGGGACAGTCTCAAAAGGGTCAACTCATGTGACCTTTGGATTTACACCGAGAAGAGCGAGATCGTTGATTTATCACTGATATTGAGAGAGAATTCTAATAGGCTCTTCATGTACATTGATAAATTGCCACTTATTGTCCCAGACCCTGTATTTGTTCCTTATGATGTTCATGTTAGGTGA